The Bombus pascuorum chromosome 5, iyBomPasc1.1, whole genome shotgun sequence genome segment AACGATCTCTATTAGCAAGAACATATTTTACAGAGAAAAATCTTGATGAAGCTTTCCAACATCTACtttcttgtaataaaatcttttcagaatatttaaaaaatttcattggtaagtaaattaaatataagtatttatatgtttattaataaatgctAATAACAATGTTATCAAAATTTAagctattataataatctattaTTAGATCTTTTACAAGATGAAGTATCTGTTTCAAATGTCAAAGAAACATGTGATGTACAAAAtcaatgttttaataaaaaaaaaagttgcaAAGTATTAGATATTACTAATAGAGAACCAACACAactttcttcacttttaaatgGGGAAGAAAAAGTTCAAGATTATATTGATAACATATTAACAGTCCAGAATTCATTTACTGATGTGGTAAAAGCTAAAATTAactttgatacaaaatttttggGGTTTGAAGCTGTATTACATAAAGCTACATCTACATCAACTGATGCAGTTTGCCTTTGTCAATGTTGTTCTAGTATTATGGTAATATATTTCAcctgtattatattttactactgTTGTAataatatacctatatattcAATTGCATATTTTAGCAAGCTACACATGGTACACACAGAAAATTAAGAAGTGTAACTCTTAATCAAAGAAATCGAACAGTTGCAAAACCTAAACGCCTAATTAGATCTAAAAGAACATtatccaaaaagaaaaaaaaagaaaaatcatccACAGTAGATGATAAAACCAACGATCAATTAACTTGAAACACATACAAAAATCtgttaatacaattttgttgTATTGTACTTATTTCCAATTAgtcattaaatttttgttaatttttgtgGATATGAAGAATTTAAACTAAACAGTAACATATACACACAAAAAgataatttccataatttacTAGAggaattcatttattatttttttacattattagtACATTTCATTCtaatgttaaaattttcttaaatgataaataatcaCTAAATGATTCACTATTTCTCCTTTTGAAAGCTTTATTAACTTTAATTACAccattggaaaatttaaacattgaagtgatttatatcaattttatatacttcttataacttatagttttgtttatatattaaaaatatcatataatagttttaatagatatattatatttaataagcaATTTACAATACAACAAGGATCTATACACTTTTAtgcttaattttgtaataatgaattaatactttatcatttgttttaatattaaagtaattacaatatacatGAATTCAGAAGCAGCATTAAACTCTACTTTTTGCAACAAATGCTGTTAATATTAggtaaatatcattttattaaacatgTACATGggtatttaaaattctattttttaaatattcgccATAGTACGCCATTAACTGCTAATATTGTTTTGTCTTATTTGCTAATATGCTAAtttggaagaaaatatattgtataaaatgtttttggttttatatatatattacataaaaatattacaataatttgcCAAATAAGATATATGACttcatatattacattttccaaattttgtAAGTTCATACTTCAagcaacattttttttaaattagcaatttataaataaatgttaataagaGATActtaaagaaattacaaacatttattgttaaaaatttctaccaaatgaatgattaatttttagttatatttagttatattgaaataaacagCAGCAGAAATGTATTAATCAATacaataaagatattttaatacaagttacacataatttttagatattttattttggagtAAATATGTCTCCATCCTACATTCTAAGTAACGAATAAATCTAGATTCTAGATAGTAGACAAGTTTTACTATTTTggtaacattaaaatttttttagtaattgttaaaagaataaattttacattcgtaAAAAGAGATTCAAAATTAATAGTATTTAGTTTTTAATAACTTACTGAATAAATACATCAGTTTAAATTAGCCTAATCACTGTAATGAACCATTATAATGTCCTATGTCTATAACAGattcaatatttcattaacattaCATTACGATTTCTATAAACAGCCAACTTGTAtcaaatttcttcttccattaatattatgaatatcCATAAGAGGTTTCTTGTTCACTTGGCTCATTAAAATTGTACCACTACAGGAGAATCTTATGAGGAAAGACTTTCTTTATTTGGTATGTTTCTATGACTGAGAATTTATTAGCTGTATTGAACATACAAAACAGAATTAATGAGTAAATCAACTGACTCATATAGATAGAGTAAGAAAATCCTTCCTAATAAAATTCTCCTTAAGTGGAATGATTAATCTGAGTTTACCATTTATTTAATCTGTATCATGCTGATACAAGAGAATAATATCAGCATGAAATTTTGACATCttaagataatattaaaattactttcatGTTCCAGTTTGATTTTTTTTACTACATTCACTTCAACCCATTCAGTCACCACCGTTATTTCAGTTAAGGCAAACAGATctcataaatatatgaatgaGTAATAATATAAGTAAACCTTAAATTTCTACAAATCTATGCAGTCATTACATCATATAAGTAACTCAAATATAAGTATATGCTTTTAATGGATTGCCAcaagatttttttatttcatgttttcaaatatataatttagtagagattttttataatatgcgTGTATTATTCATTGAACTTAAACAAAAAAACGAATACCCTATTCATGCTATAGAGtaaatttgattatatataatgctaataaacgatattacaatcttataatagataaaaataccaaataattaacaacattttaattgacaaaaaacatcaattaatttatttcgataaaacatcttacaatgaatattaataataactaattTATAATCAAGCGTATCAATGACTGCAATCCTTGTCACTTTTGCAATTATGACCTTCCTTTTACGAAATCtctctaatatttatataaagtaaatatataatatgcaccatatatattatgtactacTATTTAAAAGAGTACCTAAGAAATACCTTATTAAAgtagtttatatatattctttcaaGTACTTTACTTTTAacataaacaatttaaaagtTATTGGTTATTCAAATCAATTGAAACTACTTCAAAGATTGATTTTTATGAGATCTGTAAGCTAGGAGAGgcaaaatatgaatttctagAGATAAATGTGCGAAAGTCATTGATTTCACCTGAACTCGTAGATTTGTATGCTATGTTCTGGGAcgtgtttcaaatttaaagattgatacctaaaataatacaagtatgaaagaagaacaatattttttaacataattttctatcacatacaaatattaatttcttaatggaaaatgtatagaattaaactgaaatattacttataattGTAAAGGTTTGTAGTAAGTAAAATTTAGGATAGAGGGAAAGATAGGGGGGACGGAagagaatatattttgttacattatataaatatatcaaataatattaccaCTCTGAACTACGATGATAATAAAAGCCTTCAATAGTAGCAGCAGATTTTTGAAAGCAAATATAGTAAAATCCTGCAAATGAAGCACCGTTGATATCTTTTATGGTATGATCAGGAACTAAAAAATGTTCCTTCCACCtcataaaaacaaaatcagTTCCCTTCAAAGCCTCGTAATCAAATGTGTCTGAATTAAATGTTTTGGCATACTGGCGAAAAGATTCAAATTTActctataatttaaaaaaaatggatTAGCATAGACatctgttaaaataaaaaaaaagtgcaATAAAATACAAACCCAATGTTTTCTATCAACATCTTCATCTGCATCCCATTTACGAGTTAAAAATGGATATTTCTTTGATATAATTTCACCATCAAAGAATGTAGTTAAAGTAGGAAATTCTTCTGTAAGACccttaatttttaaatagccACATAAATAGCTATTCTCTTCATCTACGTGctgtaatagaaaaatctttataaaataatagtttgtgtacatgtatgtgtgttgtattttatgtgtaaaataaaagaaatatactataaaagctacattacatacattttaaaatatataatgtatatatatatgtatatatatatgtatatatatatatatatacgttatatattttatatttatatatatatatttattattatatatatttaatatatattatatatatatatttatttatacatatactgaTTCTTTGTAAACATTGTAACTAAAATTTTGAGTTCAATCAATATCTATTACTCAAGTGCTATCTACAAATTgccattttattatatattttcattttcataaatttattctaataaaataacattaccTGTCAAACAAAATTACGGATTCTATATTGccaagatatttataaataagctGAGAAGTATAAggaaaatttttgaaaattctcgTAATAGATCATTTTAAATTCAGAACTATTTGAATATGTAAACAACATAGTTAACTAATCCGATTTCGAAaagattgtaaaatatttaaaggatAAAAGGCATATAATCAATCATTACGCAGTAGACAGATGTCAAAGATGCAATGGAAATTTGGGATATTTGTGGCGCAATTTCCAGAAAGAGGGAGAACTAACCTGCAAAACTACTTCTACGTCGTAACTATTGCCTTTAGACTTTTGAGAACCTTGAAATCGTGAACCGTTGTAGAGTAAAGATTTTGTGACACCCGGCTGCTTTGAGTTTGCGGGCGGTGGTGGTACTACGTCAACTTTCACCGGCATTCTCGGCTCAAGTGAACGTTCTTAAAATTTGCCCTCCTTGGGCGACAAGTCCTTCATCACAAAACTCTCGCAATGACTGCCGGTAATTTTCAGGACGTAGATGTATTTATGCAAAGCCTCGAACCCAGACACACCCCCGGCCGTAATTTTTACGCGAACGTTCAATTCGACGCCCCTTAAAAAGATCTTACTTTTCCATATGAgtatggaatttttattatttttaataaatattaaagataacCATTCACtaacaaaacaaaaactaatATTTTCACTTGTTTCGTCAACTTGTACGTATCATGTCCAACAACATTTTAGTTCTATTTTGCCGGATGTATAGATACTTGCATGTTACTTatcaacattttaaatattagatttcttttattcattcAAATCTTATACTTATAC includes the following:
- the LOC132906788 gene encoding glucose-induced degradation protein 4 homolog: MPVKVDVVPPPPANSKQPGVTKSLLYNGSRFQGSQKSKGNSYDVEVVLQHVDEENSYLCGYLKIKGLTEEFPTLTTFFDGEIISKKYPFLTRKWDADEDVDRKHWSKFESFRQYAKTFNSDTFDYEALKGTDFVFMRWKEHFLVPDHTIKDINGASFAGFYYICFQKSAATIEGFYYHRSSEWYQSLNLKHVPEHSIQIYEFR
- the LOC132906785 gene encoding uncharacterized protein LOC132906785, with protein sequence MTTIDDISMVEDNVCLPSKKNLCVPQQLSEVNELLKSINRRLEDCALEWQAEISRKQWKIFNSNGIGVTSFERSLLARTYFTEKNLDEAFQHLLSCNKIFSEYLKNFIDLLQDEVSVSNVKETCDVQNQCFNKKKSCKVLDITNREPTQLSSLLNGEEKVQDYIDNILTVQNSFTDVVKAKINFDTKFLGFEAVLHKATSTSTDAVCLCQCCSSIMQATHGTHRKLRSVTLNQRNRTVAKPKRLIRSKRTLSKKKKKEKSSTVDDKTNDQLT